A stretch of the Pelmatolapia mariae isolate MD_Pm_ZW linkage group LG23, Pm_UMD_F_2, whole genome shotgun sequence genome encodes the following:
- the LOC134620702 gene encoding ATP-binding cassette sub-family C member 4-like isoform X2: MTMEVTSTGGRHNPLATASFFSRVFLCWLTPLLQLGKKRRLEENDMYSILQEDQSEALGEELQRFWDREVRHATKELLKPKLTRVLIKCYGRSYAMAGIFVFFLETIKVIQPLLLGKIILFFENGDPDDQRSLGMAYVYAAAMSISTFGLTILQHLYYYHVLRTGMRIRVAMCHMIYRKALRLSAESMGQTTTGQIVNLLSNDVNRFDEITLNLHYLWVGPLQAAVIIVFLWYEIGASCLAGVAAIALMMPIQTWFGKLFGIFRSKTAVLTDNRIRIMNEVVSGIRIIKMYAWEKPFSALVTEVRRKEIHQILKSSYLRGLNMASFFASSKITVFVTFTVYALLGNTITASSVFVTASLYGTIKLTVTLFFPLAIEKLSETVVSIRRIKNFLILEELERKNLTLPLEGKMENAIEIEALTCYWDKSLDAPSLQNVSITAESHQLLTVIGPVGAGKSSLLSAILGELPYDTGTLKVRGQISYAAQQPWVFPGTIRSNILFGKQLNPKKYERVLRACALKKDLQLFPDGDLTLIGDRGATLSGGQKARVNLARAVYQDADIYLLDDPLSAVDAEVGKHLFEQCICGLLKNKCRILVTHQLQHLRTAGQILVLKEGHIMVQGTYNELQTSGLHIVSLLRSDEEAHSCSVDPEKVSLRSQWTIRSHGSHCSSSSLLLPDSSCTDQLPVEVAQTITEETRAEGNVSSHVYLKYFTAGCNTLVLMVIILLSIIAEVAYILQDWWLVYWSGEEFSNSTATAVSVDSGMNVTSSVRKFDLTFYLGIYSGLTAAAVVFGFARSLVIFHGLVRSAQTLHNSMFSAVLHTPVSFFDVNPIGRILNRFSKDVSQMDSMLPITFVDFYQLFLQNAGIIAVAASVIPLILIPVVPLLLIFLYLRSFYLRTSRDVKRLESTTRSPVFSHLSLSLQGLSTIRALKAEERLKKAFDAHQDLHSEAWFLFLMTSRWFALRLDSICSIFITLTAFGCVLLRHGLEAGEVGLVLTYAVTLIGNFQWTVRQSAEVENMMTSVERVVEYTELKSEAPLETQQRPPPDWPSQGMITFDRVNFFYSKDGPPVLKDINATFQPKEKVGIVGRTGAGKSSLVSTLFRLAEPQGKIYIDGVVTSEIGLHDLRQKMSIIPQDPVLFTDSVRKNLDPFNQHADEDLWKALEEVQMKSVVEELPGKLETVLAESGSKFSVGQRQLLCLARAVLRKNRILIIDEATANVDPRTDELIQKTIREKFRDCTVLTIAHRLNTIMDSDRILVLDSGTIQELDCPFTLLQNKEGALYKMVQEMGQAEAAALLESAGRQKLNCDVE, translated from the exons ATGACCATGGAGGTGACAAGCACGGGCGGCAGGCACAACCCGCTGGCAACTGCCAGCTTTTTTTCAAGAGTCTTTTTGTG CTGGTTAACCCCTTTGCTGCAGCTTGGCAAAAAGCGAAGGCTTGAGGAAAATGATATGTATAGCATCCTTCAAGAGGATCAGTCAGAAGCCCTGGGAGAGGAGCTACAGAG ATTTTGGGACCGTGAAGTTAGACATGCTACAAAGGAACTCCTGAAGCCAAAACTCACCAGAGTCCTTATAAAGTGCTATGGAAGGTCCTATGCAATGGCTgggatatttgtttttttcctg GAGACAATCAAAGTGATCCAGCCACTTCTTCTGGGGAAGATAATCCTTTTCTTTGAGAATGGTGACCCCGATGATCAGAGAAGTCTTGGCATGGCGTATGTTTACGCTGCTGCGATGTCCATCTCCACGTTTGGACTGACTATCCTCCAACATCTCTACTACTATCATGTCCTAAGAACAGGCATGAGGATTAGAGTGGCTATGTGTCACATGATCTACAGGAAG GCTCTCAGACTCAGTGCTGAATCCATGGGACAAACAACCACTGGGCAAATAGTGAACCTCCTTTCAAATGATGTTAATCGTTTCGATGAG ATTACACTTAATCTGCACTACCTGTGGGTGGGACCTCTCCAAGCAGCGGTGATCATTGTTTTCCTTTGGTATGAGATCGGTGCCTCGTGCCTGGCAGGTGTAGCAGCCATCGCACTCATGATGCCGATACAAACCTGGTTTGGAAAACTCTTTGGCATCTTCAG GAGCAAGACAGCAGTCCTTACTGACAACAGAATCCGTATCATGAATGAAGTGGTGTCTGGTATCAGGATAATCAAGATGTATGCCTGGGAGAAACCGTTCTCAGCTCTGGTGACTGAAGTCAGAAG GAAAGAAATTCATCAGATATTAAAAAGCTCCTACCTGCGAGGACTCAACATGGCTTCATTCTTTGCCAGCAGCAAGATCACAGTGTTTGTCACCTTCACTGTCTACGCCCTCCTGGGCAACACCATCACTGCCAGCAGTGTGTTTGTCACTGCATCCCTGTATGGTACAATTAAGCTCACAGTGACCCTGTTCTTTCCTCTGGCCATTGAGAAATTGTCAGAGACTGTTGTGAGCATTCGCAGGATTAAG AATTTTCTCATCCTGGAAGAGCTTGAAAGAAAAAACCTCACACTGCCTTTGGAGGGAAAAATGGAGAACGCTATTGAAATTGAGGCACTGACCTGCTACTGGGATAAG agtttgGATGCACCATCTCTGCAAAATGTTTCAATCACAGCAGAGTCACACCAGCTTCTCACTGTGATCGGACCAGTGGGGGCCGGAAAG TCATCTCTGCTTAGTGCCATCCTAGGAGAGCTGCCCTATGACACAGGCACattaaaggtcagaggtcaaataagCTATGCAGCCCAACAGCCATGGGTGTTCCCTGGAACCATCCGCAGCAACATCCTGTTCGGGAAACAACTGAATCCTAAAAAGTATGAGAGGGTCCTCAGAGCCTGTGCTCTGAAGAAG GACCTGCAGCTGTTCCCAGATGGAGATCTGACTCTGATCGGGGACAGAGGGGCCACACTCAGTGGGGGACAGAAAGCTCGTGTCAACCTGGCCAG GGCTGTATATCAGGATGCAGACATCTACCTTCTGGATGACCCTTTAAGTGCTGTGGATGCAGAAGTTGGAAAACATCTTTTTGAGCA GTGTATCTGTGGCCTGCTGAAGAACAAGTGTCGTATCCTCGTCACACACCAGCTCCAGCATCTGAGGACAGCTGGCCAGATCCTGGTCCTCAAGGAG GGTCATATCATGGTCCAGGGAACCTACAATGAGCTGCAGACCTCTGGCCTGCATATTGTGTCCCTGCTGAGAAGTGATGAGGAGGCACATTCATGTTCGGTTGACCCAGAGAAAGTGTCTTTACGCAGCCAGTGGACGATTCGCTCACATGGGTCACACTGTTCTTCCAGCAGCCTCCTGCTACCAGACAGCAGCTGCACTGATCAGCTTCCT GTTGAAGTTGCTCAAACTATTACAGAAGAAACTCGAGCTGAAGGAAATGTTAGCAGCCACGTTTACCTTAAGTACTTCACAGCAGGTTGTAACACTTTGGTGTTAATGGTCATAATACTGCTCAGCATTATAGCTGAG GTTGCGTATATCCTGCAGGACTGGTGGCTGGTATATTG GTCAGGGGAGGAGTTTTCTAACAGCACAGCCACTGCTGTTAGCGTGGACAGTGGAATGAATGTTACTAGTTCAGTTCGAAAGTTTGATCTCACTTTTTACCTCGGTATTTATTCAG gtttgacagcagcagctgtggtcTTTGGTTTTGCCAGGAGTTTAGTGATATTTCATGGGCTGGTGAGATCAGCTCAGACTCTGCACAACAGCATGTTTAGTGCTGTGCTCCACACTCCTGTTAGCTTCTTTGATGTCAACCCCATAG GTCGAATACTCAACAGGTTTTCCAAAGATGTCAGCCAAATGGACTCCATGCTACCTATCACTTTTGTGGACTTCTATCAA ttgtttttacaGAATGCTGGCATTATCGCGGTGGCAGCCTCAGTCATCCCTCTCATCCTCATCCCTGTTGTTCCTCTCCTATTAATCTTTCTGTACTTGAGAAGCTTTTACCTCCGTACCTCACGTGATGTCAAACGTCTCGAGTCAACAA CTCGGAGTCCAGTCTTCTCCCACCTGTCCTTGTCTCTTCAGGGTCTTTCCACCATCAGAGCCCTCAAGGCTGAGGAGAGGTTAAAGAAGGCATTTGATGCCCATCAGGACCTGCATTCAG AGGCGTGGTTTTTGTTCCTGATGACCTCCCGCTGGTTTGCACTACGCCTTGACAGCATTTGCTCCATATTCATCACCCTCACAGCATTCGGCTGCGTCTTACTCAGACATG GCCTGGAGGCTGGAGAGGTGGGCCTTGTGCTGACCTATGCTGTAACACTGATAGGAAACTTCCAGTGGACAGTGAGGCAAAGTGCAGAGGTGGAGAACATG ATGACATCAGTGGAGAGGGTGGTGGAGTACACTGAGCTAAAGAGTGAAGCACCCTTAGAAACTCAGCAGCGTCCTCCCCCTGATTGGCCGAGCCAAGGAATGATAACCTTTGATCGAGTGAACTTCTTCTACAGCAAGGATGGACCACCGGTCCTCAAAGACATCAATGCCACGTTTCAACCCAAAGAGAAG GTCGGTATTGTGGGTAGAACAGGAGCTGGGAAAAGCTCTCTGGTTTCGACTCTGTTTCGCCTGGCAGAGCCCCAGGGGAAGATCTACATCGACGGTGTTGTGACCTCTGAGATCGGCCTCCATGACCTGCGCCAGAAGATGTCCATCATTCCTCAG GACCCAGTTCTCTTTACTGACAGTGTGAGGAAGAACTTGGACCCTTTCAACCAGCACGCTGATGAAGACCTGTGGAAAGCTCTGGAAGAG GTACAGATGAAGTCTGTGGTGGAGGAGCTGCCTGGGAAGCTGGAGACTGTCCTGGCTGAGTCAGGCTCCAAATTCAGCGTGGGCCAGAGGCAGCTGCTGTGCCTGGCCAGAGCCGTCCTGAGGAAGAACCGCATTCTCATCATCGACGAAGCCACGGCCAACGTTGACCCAAG GACAGATGAGCTGATCCAGAAAACCATTCGAGAAAAGTTCAGAGACTGCACTGTGCTCACCATCGCTCATCGCCTCAACACCATCATGGACAGCGACCGTATACTG GTGCTGGACAGTGGCACCATCCAGGAGCTGGACTGTCCTTTCACTCTGCTGCAAAACAAGGAGGGTGCTCTCTACAAGATGGTGCAAGAGATGGGCCAGGCTGAGGCAGCGGCTCTGCTGGAGTCAGCAGGAAG acagaagttaaactgTGACGTGGAGTGA
- the LOC134620702 gene encoding ATP-binding cassette sub-family C member 4-like isoform X3 has protein sequence MTMEVTSTGGRHNPLATASFFSRVFLCWLTPLLQLGKKRRLEENDMYSILQEDQSEALGEELQRFWDREVRHATKELLKPKLTRVLIKCYGRSYAMAGIFVFFLETIKVIQPLLLGKIILFFENGDPDDQRSLGMAYVYAAAMSISTFGLTILQHLYYYHVLRTGMRIRVAMCHMIYRKALRLSAESMGQTTTGQIVNLLSNDVNRFDEITLNLHYLWVGPLQAAVIIVFLWYEIGASCLAGVAAIALMMPIQTWFGKLFGIFRSKTAVLTDNRIRIMNEVVSGIRIIKMYAWEKPFSALVTEVRRKEIHQILKSSYLRGLNMASFFASSKITVFVTFTVYALLGNTITASSVFVTASLYGTIKLTVTLFFPLAIEKLSETVVSIRRIKNFLILEELERKNLTLPLEGKMENAIEIEALTCYWDKSLDAPSLQNVSITAESHQLLTVIGPVGAGKSSLLSAILGELPYDTGTLKVRGQISYAAQQPWVFPGTIRSNILFGKQLNPKKYERVLRACALKKDLQLFPDGDLTLIGDRGATLSGGQKARVNLARAVYQDADIYLLDDPLSAVDAEVGKHLFEQCICGLLKNKCRILVTHQLQHLRTAGQILVLKEGHIMVQGTYNELQTSGLHIVSLLRSDEEAHSCSVDPEKVSLRSQWTIRSHGSHCSSSSLLLPDSSCTDQLPVEVAQTITEETRAEGNVSSHVYLKYFTAGCNTLVLMVIILLSIIAEVAYILQDWWLVYWSGEEFSNSTATAVSVDSGMNVTSSVRKFDLTFYLGIYSGLTAAAVVFGFARSLVIFHGLVRSAQTLHNSMFSAVLHTPVSFFDVNPIGRILNRFSKDVSQMDSMLPITFVDFYQLFLQNAGIIAVAASVIPLILIPVVPLLLIFLYLRSFYLRTSRDVKRLESTTRSPVFSHLSLSLQGLSTIRALKAEERLKKAFDAHQDLHSEAWFLFLMTSRWFALRLDSICSIFITLTAFGCVLLRHGLEAGEVGLVLTYAVTLIGNFQWTVRQSAEVENMMTSVERVVEYTELKSEAPLETQQRPPPDWPSQGMITFDRVNFFYSKDGPPVLKDINATFQPKEKVGIVGRTGAGKSSLVSTLFRLAEPQGKIYIDGVVTSEIGLHDLRQKMSIIPQDPVLFTDSVRKNLDPFNQHADEDLWKALEEVQMKSVVEELPGKLETVLAESGSKFSVGQRQLLCLARAVLRKNRILIIDEATANVDPRTDELIQKTIREKFRDCTVLTIAHRLNTIMDSDRILVLDSGTIQELDCPFTLLQNKEGALYKMVQEMGQAEAAALLESAGR, from the exons ATGACCATGGAGGTGACAAGCACGGGCGGCAGGCACAACCCGCTGGCAACTGCCAGCTTTTTTTCAAGAGTCTTTTTGTG CTGGTTAACCCCTTTGCTGCAGCTTGGCAAAAAGCGAAGGCTTGAGGAAAATGATATGTATAGCATCCTTCAAGAGGATCAGTCAGAAGCCCTGGGAGAGGAGCTACAGAG ATTTTGGGACCGTGAAGTTAGACATGCTACAAAGGAACTCCTGAAGCCAAAACTCACCAGAGTCCTTATAAAGTGCTATGGAAGGTCCTATGCAATGGCTgggatatttgtttttttcctg GAGACAATCAAAGTGATCCAGCCACTTCTTCTGGGGAAGATAATCCTTTTCTTTGAGAATGGTGACCCCGATGATCAGAGAAGTCTTGGCATGGCGTATGTTTACGCTGCTGCGATGTCCATCTCCACGTTTGGACTGACTATCCTCCAACATCTCTACTACTATCATGTCCTAAGAACAGGCATGAGGATTAGAGTGGCTATGTGTCACATGATCTACAGGAAG GCTCTCAGACTCAGTGCTGAATCCATGGGACAAACAACCACTGGGCAAATAGTGAACCTCCTTTCAAATGATGTTAATCGTTTCGATGAG ATTACACTTAATCTGCACTACCTGTGGGTGGGACCTCTCCAAGCAGCGGTGATCATTGTTTTCCTTTGGTATGAGATCGGTGCCTCGTGCCTGGCAGGTGTAGCAGCCATCGCACTCATGATGCCGATACAAACCTGGTTTGGAAAACTCTTTGGCATCTTCAG GAGCAAGACAGCAGTCCTTACTGACAACAGAATCCGTATCATGAATGAAGTGGTGTCTGGTATCAGGATAATCAAGATGTATGCCTGGGAGAAACCGTTCTCAGCTCTGGTGACTGAAGTCAGAAG GAAAGAAATTCATCAGATATTAAAAAGCTCCTACCTGCGAGGACTCAACATGGCTTCATTCTTTGCCAGCAGCAAGATCACAGTGTTTGTCACCTTCACTGTCTACGCCCTCCTGGGCAACACCATCACTGCCAGCAGTGTGTTTGTCACTGCATCCCTGTATGGTACAATTAAGCTCACAGTGACCCTGTTCTTTCCTCTGGCCATTGAGAAATTGTCAGAGACTGTTGTGAGCATTCGCAGGATTAAG AATTTTCTCATCCTGGAAGAGCTTGAAAGAAAAAACCTCACACTGCCTTTGGAGGGAAAAATGGAGAACGCTATTGAAATTGAGGCACTGACCTGCTACTGGGATAAG agtttgGATGCACCATCTCTGCAAAATGTTTCAATCACAGCAGAGTCACACCAGCTTCTCACTGTGATCGGACCAGTGGGGGCCGGAAAG TCATCTCTGCTTAGTGCCATCCTAGGAGAGCTGCCCTATGACACAGGCACattaaaggtcagaggtcaaataagCTATGCAGCCCAACAGCCATGGGTGTTCCCTGGAACCATCCGCAGCAACATCCTGTTCGGGAAACAACTGAATCCTAAAAAGTATGAGAGGGTCCTCAGAGCCTGTGCTCTGAAGAAG GACCTGCAGCTGTTCCCAGATGGAGATCTGACTCTGATCGGGGACAGAGGGGCCACACTCAGTGGGGGACAGAAAGCTCGTGTCAACCTGGCCAG GGCTGTATATCAGGATGCAGACATCTACCTTCTGGATGACCCTTTAAGTGCTGTGGATGCAGAAGTTGGAAAACATCTTTTTGAGCA GTGTATCTGTGGCCTGCTGAAGAACAAGTGTCGTATCCTCGTCACACACCAGCTCCAGCATCTGAGGACAGCTGGCCAGATCCTGGTCCTCAAGGAG GGTCATATCATGGTCCAGGGAACCTACAATGAGCTGCAGACCTCTGGCCTGCATATTGTGTCCCTGCTGAGAAGTGATGAGGAGGCACATTCATGTTCGGTTGACCCAGAGAAAGTGTCTTTACGCAGCCAGTGGACGATTCGCTCACATGGGTCACACTGTTCTTCCAGCAGCCTCCTGCTACCAGACAGCAGCTGCACTGATCAGCTTCCT GTTGAAGTTGCTCAAACTATTACAGAAGAAACTCGAGCTGAAGGAAATGTTAGCAGCCACGTTTACCTTAAGTACTTCACAGCAGGTTGTAACACTTTGGTGTTAATGGTCATAATACTGCTCAGCATTATAGCTGAG GTTGCGTATATCCTGCAGGACTGGTGGCTGGTATATTG GTCAGGGGAGGAGTTTTCTAACAGCACAGCCACTGCTGTTAGCGTGGACAGTGGAATGAATGTTACTAGTTCAGTTCGAAAGTTTGATCTCACTTTTTACCTCGGTATTTATTCAG gtttgacagcagcagctgtggtcTTTGGTTTTGCCAGGAGTTTAGTGATATTTCATGGGCTGGTGAGATCAGCTCAGACTCTGCACAACAGCATGTTTAGTGCTGTGCTCCACACTCCTGTTAGCTTCTTTGATGTCAACCCCATAG GTCGAATACTCAACAGGTTTTCCAAAGATGTCAGCCAAATGGACTCCATGCTACCTATCACTTTTGTGGACTTCTATCAA ttgtttttacaGAATGCTGGCATTATCGCGGTGGCAGCCTCAGTCATCCCTCTCATCCTCATCCCTGTTGTTCCTCTCCTATTAATCTTTCTGTACTTGAGAAGCTTTTACCTCCGTACCTCACGTGATGTCAAACGTCTCGAGTCAACAA CTCGGAGTCCAGTCTTCTCCCACCTGTCCTTGTCTCTTCAGGGTCTTTCCACCATCAGAGCCCTCAAGGCTGAGGAGAGGTTAAAGAAGGCATTTGATGCCCATCAGGACCTGCATTCAG AGGCGTGGTTTTTGTTCCTGATGACCTCCCGCTGGTTTGCACTACGCCTTGACAGCATTTGCTCCATATTCATCACCCTCACAGCATTCGGCTGCGTCTTACTCAGACATG GCCTGGAGGCTGGAGAGGTGGGCCTTGTGCTGACCTATGCTGTAACACTGATAGGAAACTTCCAGTGGACAGTGAGGCAAAGTGCAGAGGTGGAGAACATG ATGACATCAGTGGAGAGGGTGGTGGAGTACACTGAGCTAAAGAGTGAAGCACCCTTAGAAACTCAGCAGCGTCCTCCCCCTGATTGGCCGAGCCAAGGAATGATAACCTTTGATCGAGTGAACTTCTTCTACAGCAAGGATGGACCACCGGTCCTCAAAGACATCAATGCCACGTTTCAACCCAAAGAGAAG GTCGGTATTGTGGGTAGAACAGGAGCTGGGAAAAGCTCTCTGGTTTCGACTCTGTTTCGCCTGGCAGAGCCCCAGGGGAAGATCTACATCGACGGTGTTGTGACCTCTGAGATCGGCCTCCATGACCTGCGCCAGAAGATGTCCATCATTCCTCAG GACCCAGTTCTCTTTACTGACAGTGTGAGGAAGAACTTGGACCCTTTCAACCAGCACGCTGATGAAGACCTGTGGAAAGCTCTGGAAGAG GTACAGATGAAGTCTGTGGTGGAGGAGCTGCCTGGGAAGCTGGAGACTGTCCTGGCTGAGTCAGGCTCCAAATTCAGCGTGGGCCAGAGGCAGCTGCTGTGCCTGGCCAGAGCCGTCCTGAGGAAGAACCGCATTCTCATCATCGACGAAGCCACGGCCAACGTTGACCCAAG GACAGATGAGCTGATCCAGAAAACCATTCGAGAAAAGTTCAGAGACTGCACTGTGCTCACCATCGCTCATCGCCTCAACACCATCATGGACAGCGACCGTATACTG GTGCTGGACAGTGGCACCATCCAGGAGCTGGACTGTCCTTTCACTCTGCTGCAAAACAAGGAGGGTGCTCTCTACAAGATGGTGCAAGAGATGGGCCAGGCTGAGGCAGCGGCTCTGCTGGAGTCAGCAGGAAGGTGA